From Macadamia integrifolia cultivar HAES 741 unplaced genomic scaffold, SCU_Mint_v3 scaffold_5A, whole genome shotgun sequence:
ttttttttttatatttccaATTTGCATCATCTGTTCATACTATTTGTTGGCCTATGGGCGTTACCGTGTTACAGCTCCGATTTAATAATTTGAAAGATTGTAAAAAATTTCTCGTTGTTTTTCAGTTTGGTTGTCAAAACTGCCCAGTTCAGCGAAGGAGGCCGGAATCAGTCACCGCTGCCATATCGGGGCCAGATTGAACAATTTTGCCCTCCCAAGATTCTTatactttctttattttttattatttatatatcaTGAGTTCAGCACAACACAAATAACCTGCTTCAACAGATCCGCTACTTGTCTTGCAATTGCCTTCTGGCACTTGTGGAGGCTGAACGGTTTTACCtgattttctcttatttttgtttccaaGTAAACCGGTGTAATAAAAGCAATACTTTTACCCTTaaatccctttttttaatttcttttattgattttacCAGTGAATTTTCCTTCAATGTGGCTTTTACCTAGAAACAAATGGAGTTTTTGATAAAAGTCTGATGTAGAATTATTTGACATCCCATGGTTGATTACAGAAACTTGATAGGGACTTTTTATTTTctggtgaaaaaaaaatcatctagaGATCCCAGATCTTTCCTGTGAAGTGAAGTTGTATACCACAAAGCCACAAACACATCAGCTAACCATCTCTGATTAGGCTGGTGGGAGGATGGGAGTCAATCAACTGGTTGTGCGTGTGTTGAGGGAAATTCTAATACAACACAAAACCAACTTCTTCTACTCACAGAAACTGAGCCACCGAAAGCATCAACCTATAGGGTGTCAGAAGAGCCAAAATTCTGAAATCAAAATCCATTTCCAAAGGGTTCCAATCCTCTATGGTAGTCCTCTACAGCCATTATACGTAACTAAAATGTACAACCATGGTAGGCAGTGGAAGCATCTAAATGTTGTATGGGAAAAGGCTCTCTGACCCTAAGGCATATTCTATGCCTACTCAgtactcacttttttttttttttttttcgttaataaaatgaataaaaaatatgaaagtcTGTAGGCCTAGGAATTGCGGTTCAGAGAACCCTTTCCCAAGTTGTATATACCGAACAATTCCACCAACACAAGCTTGTAATGGAACCACTTGAGGAATGGGATCCTCATCCATAATTTGTTTCTTGAAGCTATTCATGTCAGGAAAAATAGTGAAATGGCATCAGCAGGGGATATGTGGGTAAACAGTCACATTTAGTGTCATCAATCTAGACATGCTTGTTCCTTTCCATCAACAAGTACCACACTAACTACAGTGCTATCAGAGCTAGCTTCAGATTACAGATGCTCCATGCAATTCCTGGTTTCTAATCTTCATTCAAACCTGGAAACTGAAATTTACCAACAACTCTGAGATGTTGGTTCAAACCCCCaaggaaatgaaataaataaataaataaataaatcgtCAAATTATCCAATATTTCTCATTCAAGTCATTATTTCTACTTTCATGATGCATCACAGGGGGAAAACCAGGCACAGCACTAATTTGAAAAACTGGATTTCTTCTCCTGCTTCAGAAATTTGAACCAAAAGTATACCAGCAGCAAATTGAAATAACAACTATGATGTAAAGAGGCCTAgaatataaacataaaaaacGCAAATAGTAAAACAGAATGCgaaggaaaattttccaaagAAATCCACCTATGCAACATTAGCATCCACCAACAGCGACAAGTTTCAAGCAATCTATCACATGCAACATGGCACGGAAATGAGCTCCTATTTTTCGCCAATGGGCTGCTTACTTTTAAAATGTGAAGTGTCTTAGAGCCAAATCCATCTTACAGCTCACAACCATCACCCTCAAAAGCGCCCCAACAACGTAGAGAATGGGCAAatctcaaaaccctaaaggAGGGAGAGCAGCTTTGCTGAGTTACCTTCATCAGGAGGATCACAATAAGCAAAGCATAAATCTCCAAATTATTTTCTGACCCAAAAAATTAGATAGCTAAGGAATGTCCATAGATCATCCATtaaattaatttcttgtttgGTACCggaacccccccccctctctttttttcccctattgGGAGGGGGGTGTTGGAGAGGAGAAGGTTAAAATGTTTAAGCATCTCCTGATATGCACTTTCTCTATCCCACAATGCAGTGTCCAATCAATTCAGAAACTAAACTAGAAATATCAAGTCAATTATATGAGTCTATGTGTTACGTGCACAAATAAGCGGGAATGGTTAATTTTGAGATAGGTTTCAGTCGTTTAAGAATTTTCAATTATGTGTGAGTTATCGTTATAGGAGGAGTTATTAGAGAAGTGATGTTAGTGGAGTAAGATGTTGTAACTTTTTGTAACGGTCATTCTATCCTATTTAAGAGGAATGACCAACAAGGTAGGGCAAcgaatgaaatcctaaattatcTCTTGATCTTATCTTGAGAAGAGGTCGGCTACCTCCCAATAGGCCGGGACGTCATGGCTTCGTCCGTAAAACCAACCCTatccttttttatattttattaatttcttttatctAAAGCCCTCTCTTAATCttaatttcctattttctctctatggAATCCTTGCACGCATCACTATGACTACCTGATTCTTCCTCTGGGCTCAGACATTATTCaaccaagaacaaaaaaaagaacagcTTTGTTGAAATCTAACTAACAGGCATGCCATTTTAACATTTTCTGTCTGTGTCCACAGTCCAGAAAAGAACTATTTtgtaatggagagagagagactgcaTTAGCATCAAGAAAGAACATACTTATGCATTAGTTAGTGGTGACTAATATATAGATACATGTGCATATATCTATGTATAAATTTATGCAtgcaaaaatgtatttttttgcaTGTACACGCATAAACATGGTCCCATTCCATTGTGAATCTTCAGAGAAATATGTTACTCACCTCATACCCGCTTCAAACACCCAAAACTAACGTCACTTTTCTATGCCCTTGCTGTATAGGCTAACTATGATTACTTTtcagataaaaataaaatatgatcacATAACCCAAAGCCTTGATTTCCTTTAACCAAACACCAGTCTTCCACACTTAGGTCAAAACTAAAGATCCACATCAGGAACTCAAGCTTCAAACACCAAAAACTAATGCCAGACATCAACACTTTGCTGTTGCCTTGCTGTATAGGTTAACTATGATACTTGTtcagataaaaataaaatatgatcaGATAACCCAAAGCCTTGATTTCCTTTCACCAAACACCAGTCTTCCACACCTAGGTCAAAACTCAAGATCTACATCAGGAACTCAACCAGGTCAAAGCAATTACCAGACAATTATCTCTCTAGCCTAAGCAACAAATTGATACAGGTATCCACATGACTTGAACTTAGCAACTCAAGTATCAAAGCTTCAGACCATGCACCAGTAAGATGTAACTAGTTCCAAACATCAACGCATGAACTTGATTTATGCAATGATACAAAGTCCATAAATACATAGAAGCAGTTGCTATTTCTTCCTCTCTCACCAAAAACAACCTTACTACAGCCTTTCTTTCCCAAATAATAGAAAGGTATTTTTCATACATAGATTTCATCATTAGAAATAGTTCCAGTCTAAAGTCTCAGTATGACCTAATCAGAAAGAAGAGAACATCAAGCAACAGAAACCATAAACTAATACTGAAAGAAATAGCAATCTATACTGTTGAGATGCTCAAACCAGACATCGATCATCAAGAACAATTGCACAATTAttgttattaatattattatcaGGGGAGCTAAATAACCAACCGTGCAACTCAGTGAATAAGCATCATAAATAACAAATCTAAGAAAATACTACCATTTTCCAGAATGGTATCAAATTTCTCTTCAACTTGAATATAGAGAGTGAATTAAGAgccctaaattaaaaaaaaaaattatatcattgACTCACTCAAAATTGCCTTCAAATAGGAAGAATAAAAGACAAGTCGACGGATTGATCCCATCAAATTCATCAAGGGCCCAAAGCCACAAAAAATATTGCCTAAATAGGAACGTATCTTTTGAACACCTGCTTGCCTGCAACCGCAATTCCTGCAGCCAAACCTCCAACTGCCCCAGCAACAGCAGCAGACCGTGGCCCAGAAGCCGCCTTGTAGAGAGCACCAGCACCCAAACCAGCTAAAACACTGTTCATCACATCATCGGTGTCCCTCAAATGAATAAGACCGCTTTCCAACCCAGCAAAGATCAAACCCACAACACCCAATGAATTCCCAAACCTTCTTCCAGTCTGCCCACCTGAATTCAAAACCCTATTGATCCTTAGCTTCAGGGTATCACCAGGCTCAGCAGTTTTGATCCCCTCAATAGACCCTTTGGATGCCCCAACGATGGCACCCGCTAGGTAACCAGAACCCGTGTAATATTGTAGATTCTCACCCCACGAGCGGCGTTGAACGGCAGCTTCTTC
This genomic window contains:
- the LOC122071714 gene encoding mitochondrial import inner membrane translocase subunit TIM23-1-like translates to MANNTSESDRKTRLYHPYQDLHIPVQNLYNLPTSPEYLFDEEAAVQRRSWGENLQYYTGSGYLAGAIVGASKGSIEGIKTAEPGDTLKLRINRVLNSGGQTGRRFGNSLGVVGLIFAGLESGLIHLRDTDDVMNSVLAGLGAGALYKAASGPRSAAVAGAVGGLAAGIAVAGKQVFKRYVPI